A single region of the Actinoplanes sp. SE50/110 genome encodes:
- the fusA gene encoding elongation factor G, with the protein MRVRNLGILAHVDAGKTTLTERILFTTGATHKRGEVHDGTTVTDFDPQERDRGITIFAAAVSCDWAGHRLNLIDTPGHADFSDEVERALRVLDGAIAVFDGVAGVEPQSEAVWRTADRYRVPRIAFVNKLDRAGASLTAVAESMRVRLGVVPLLVQFPLGAEGAFRGVVDLVGRRTLTWADGVLSVHDGMPPEALPARRELEEQVAGLHPAALQEWGDMSDATLRDALRDLTRSGEAVVVLCGSAYRNRGIEPLLDAVTDYLPAPAVPAGADPVALVFKVHTARAGRLTYLRVYQGTIVKGDTVWDAGAGRTERIARILRVQADRHTEIDRAAAGDIVAVTGVKHAPVGATLSSRAHPVRLEAPRITEPLVSVAVEARTRADAERLPPALAALAEEDPSLSVRVHPETAQTILSGLGELHLEVALEKLRQRTGLRVTVGRPQVAYRETVRRGVRDLLYRHVKQDGGAGQFAHVVLTVAPAGDTGFAFESAVTGGRVPAEYIRAVEAGCREALGDGPLGGHPVTGLRVTLTDGRTHPKDSSELAFRTAGKLALREALRACVMELLEPVAEVTVTAPADTLGAVLSDLAARRAQVTDSGERTVTATVPLAGLSGYATRLLSCTHGRGTFTSRPAGYRPAA; encoded by the coding sequence ATGCGTGTCCGTAATCTCGGCATCCTCGCCCACGTCGACGCCGGCAAGACCACCCTGACCGAGCGCATCCTGTTCACCACCGGCGCCACGCACAAGCGCGGTGAGGTCCACGACGGCACCACCGTCACCGACTTCGACCCGCAGGAGCGCGATCGCGGCATCACCATCTTCGCGGCCGCGGTCAGCTGTGACTGGGCCGGTCACCGGCTCAACCTGATCGACACCCCGGGCCACGCCGACTTCTCCGACGAGGTGGAGCGCGCGCTGCGGGTCCTCGACGGCGCAATCGCCGTATTCGACGGGGTCGCCGGCGTGGAGCCGCAGTCCGAGGCGGTCTGGCGCACCGCCGACCGCTACCGGGTGCCGCGGATCGCCTTCGTCAACAAACTGGACCGGGCCGGCGCCTCGCTGACCGCGGTGGCCGAGTCGATGCGCGTCCGCCTCGGCGTGGTGCCGCTGCTGGTCCAGTTCCCGCTGGGTGCGGAGGGCGCCTTCCGCGGCGTCGTCGACCTGGTCGGCCGGCGCACGCTGACCTGGGCCGACGGGGTGCTCTCGGTGCACGACGGGATGCCGCCGGAGGCGCTGCCGGCCCGCCGGGAGCTGGAGGAGCAGGTGGCCGGGCTGCATCCGGCCGCGTTGCAGGAGTGGGGCGACATGTCGGACGCCACGCTGCGCGACGCCCTGCGGGACCTGACCCGGTCCGGCGAGGCGGTCGTCGTGCTGTGCGGCTCCGCCTACCGCAACCGGGGCATCGAGCCGCTGCTCGACGCCGTCACCGACTACCTTCCGGCGCCGGCCGTCCCGGCCGGTGCCGACCCCGTGGCGCTGGTCTTCAAGGTGCACACCGCGCGGGCCGGCCGCCTCACCTATCTGCGCGTCTACCAGGGCACGATCGTGAAGGGGGACACCGTGTGGGACGCGGGCGCCGGCCGCACCGAACGCATCGCCCGCATCCTGCGGGTGCAGGCCGACCGGCACACCGAGATCGACCGGGCCGCCGCCGGGGACATCGTCGCGGTCACCGGGGTCAAGCACGCTCCGGTCGGCGCCACCCTGTCCAGCCGGGCGCACCCGGTGCGGCTGGAGGCGCCGCGGATCACCGAGCCGCTGGTGTCGGTGGCCGTCGAGGCGCGCACCCGGGCGGACGCCGAGCGGTTGCCGCCGGCGCTCGCCGCGCTGGCCGAGGAGGATCCCTCGCTCAGTGTCCGGGTCCATCCCGAGACCGCCCAGACCATCCTGTCCGGCCTGGGGGAACTGCACCTGGAGGTGGCCCTGGAGAAGCTGCGGCAGCGCACCGGCCTGCGGGTCACGGTGGGCCGCCCGCAGGTCGCCTATCGGGAGACGGTCCGGCGGGGCGTGCGGGATCTCCTCTACCGCCACGTCAAGCAGGACGGTGGCGCCGGTCAGTTCGCGCACGTCGTGCTGACCGTCGCCCCGGCCGGGGACACCGGTTTCGCCTTCGAGTCGGCGGTGACCGGCGGCCGGGTGCCGGCGGAGTACATCCGCGCGGTCGAGGCCGGCTGCCGGGAGGCCCTCGGCGACGGCCCGCTCGGCGGCCACCCGGTCACCGGGCTGCGGGTCACGCTGACCGACGGCCGGACGCATCCGAAGGACTCGTCCGAGCTGGCCTTCCGCACGGCCGGCAAGCTGGCGCTGCGCGAGGCGCTGCGGGCCTGCGTGATGGAGCTGCTGGAACCGGTGGCCGAGGTGACGGTGACCGCGCCCGCGGACACGCTGGGTGCGGTGCTCAGTGACCTGGCCGCGCGCCGGGCCCAGGTGACCGACTCGGGCGAGCGGACGGTCACCGCGACCGTGCCGCTGGCCGGGCTGTCCGGGTACGCGACCCGGCTGCTCAGCTGCACCCACGGCCGCGGCACCTTCACCAGCCGCCCGGCCGGCTACCGGCCCGCGGCCTGA